A stretch of the Glycine soja cultivar W05 chromosome 13, ASM419377v2, whole genome shotgun sequence genome encodes the following:
- the LOC114382225 gene encoding probable serine/threonine-protein kinase WNK10, whose product MTTFHVVEKDLTSRYARYDELLGKGAFKTVYKAFDEVDGIEVAWNMISVEDVVQTPQQLEKLYSEIHLLKSLKHDNVIKLYNSWVDDTTGTINMITELFTSGSLRQYRNKHKNVDMKAIKNWARQILCGLCFLHCHSPPIVHRDLKCDNIFVNGNSGLVKIGDLGLAIVMQQPTARSVIGTPEFMAPELYEEEYNELVDIYSFGMCILEMVTCEYPYSECNNPAQIYKKVTSGIKPAALAKVNDPEVKQFIEKCLVPASMRLSASELLKDPFLATENTKEINHDILELPNPHTKLVNPPTCEPHPMEIDSKSRRTSPGSSMGRIEETSQVSFFDLVRMTENNKFMLRGEKNAESTISLTLRIANACGGARNIHFPFYINSDTAISIAEEMVEHLELTNEDVSVIAELINDMIAKLVPNLKPLSEKLSSGTDQLYRPSSEVQNGEQFNCHWPLQSSDYDMKPVFKDLVHSWPVDGDDLEKQESVMSDISVECGITVASDSKVVEPDIFIFDEFWEGFDAFNSTSDVRFCGQEDGHKNQSENSSGSLINSCCCPFKNFDISSICSLTLADKDPSEGLRLEIEAIDTYFEQRFRELEMMRVAAIESLKRRHGEKHTCDVMH is encoded by the exons ATGACCACTTTCCACGTTGTCGAGAAAGATCTAACCTCCAGATACGCGCGG TACGATGAATTGTTGGGGAAAGGAGCCTTCAAGACTGT ATACAAAGCGTTTGACGAAGTGGACGGAATCGAAGTTGCTTGGAACATGATCAGCGTTGAGGACGTTGTGCAGACGCCGCAGCAGCTGGAAAAATTGTACTCGGAGATTCACCTGCTCAAGTCCTTGAAACACGACAATGTCATCAAGTTGTATAATTCTTGGGTCGATGATACCACCGGCACCATCAACATGATCACCGAATTGTTCACCTCCGGAAGTTTGAGGCA GTACCGGAATAAGCATAAGAATGTGGATATGAAAGCCATCAAGAACTGGGCGCGTCAGATTCTCTGCGGCTTGTGCTTTCTGCACTGTCACAGTCCTCCTATTGTTCATAGGGACCTGAAATGTGATAACATTTTTGTCAATGGGAATAGTGGACTGGTTAAGATTGGAGATCTTGGATTGGCAATTGTCATGCAGCAGCCAACTGCCCGGAGTGTCATTG GTACACCGGAGTTTATGGCCCCAGAGCTTTATGAGGAGGAATACAATGAACTTGTTGACATATATtcctttggcatgtgcatcttAGAAATGGTCACCTGCGAGTACCCGTACAGTGAATGTAATAATCCTGCACAGATATATAAGAAAGTTACCTCT ggTATAAAGCCTGCTGCTCTTGCCAAAGTAAATGATCCTGAAGTGAAGCAATTCATCGAGAAGTGTCTAGTTCCAGCATCTATGAGATTGTCTGCATCTGAACTACTGAAAGACCCATTCCTTGCAACTGAAAACACAAAGGAGATTAATCATGATATACTGGAGCTGCCTAATCCTCACACCAAATTGGTGAATCCACCAACATGTGAGCCTCATCCCATGGAGATAGATTCTAAATCCAGGCGTACTTCACCTGGCTCCTCCATGGGAAGAATTGAAGAAACTTCTCAAGTTTCATTTTTTGATCTTGTGAGGATGACCGAGAATAACAAATTTATGCTAAGAGGGGAGAAAAATGCTGAAAGTACAATTTCACTCACACTGAGAATTGCAAATGCTTGTG GTGGAGCGAGGAATATCCATTTCCCATTCTATATCAATTCTGATACAGCAATTTCCATTGCTGAGGAGATGGTGGAACATCTGGAACTCACAAATGAGGATGTATCTGTCATTGCAGAGCTAATAAATGACATGATTGCTAAGCTTGTCCCCAACTTGAAACCCTTAAGTGAGAAACTCTCATCCGGAACAGATCAATTGTACAGGCCTTCTTCGGAAGTTCAGAATGGTGAACAATTCAACTGCCACTGGCCATTACAATCAAGTGATTATGATATGAAGCCTGTGTTTAAGGATCTAGTTCACTCATGGCCTGTTGACGGGGATGATCTGGAGAAACAAGAATCTGTTATGTCAGATATATCAGTGGAGTGTGGGATTACAGTTGCCTCAGATTCTAAAGTTGTAGAGCctgacatttttatttttgatgaatTCTGGGAGGGGTTTGATGCATTCAATTCCACTTCAGATGTCAGGTTTTGTGGGCAAGAGGATGGACACAAGAATCAATCAGAGAACTCATCAGGCTCTTTAATCAATTCATGTTGCTGCCCATTCAAAAACTTTGACATATCAAGTATATGTTCTCTTACTCTAGCTGACAAAGATCCTTCAGAAGGGCTGCGGTTGGAAATTGAAGCAATAGATACATACTTTGAACAACGCTTTCGTGAGCTTGAGATGATGAGGGTGGCAGCCATAGAAAGTTTGAAGAGGAGACATGGCGAGAAACATACCTGTGATGTGATGCATTAG